One segment of Amycolatopsis alba DSM 44262 DNA contains the following:
- a CDS encoding ZIP family metal transporter has translation MWDLLAAGGWGLLAGSALLLGAMVGFLVRIPGKAVASVMAFGSGVLISAVSFELIAEAHEKGGFLPTALGALGGSLIYTLANVALARRGARHRKRSGGQQPSESEQAGSGTAIALGALLDGVPESMVIGTSLLGGGSVSVVTVAAVFISNVPEGLSSAAGMKRAGRSPRYVFTLWSGIAVISGVAALLGYGVLGGASGTVLAVITAIAGGAILAMIADTMIPEAFDDAHLWTGLITVAGFLTAFGLSRIEG, from the coding sequence GTGTGGGATCTGCTGGCGGCGGGCGGCTGGGGCCTGCTGGCCGGGTCGGCGCTGCTGCTCGGGGCGATGGTCGGTTTCCTGGTCCGGATCCCTGGCAAGGCCGTGGCCAGCGTGATGGCCTTCGGCAGCGGCGTGCTCATCTCCGCCGTCTCCTTCGAGCTGATCGCCGAGGCGCACGAGAAGGGCGGCTTCCTGCCGACAGCCCTCGGCGCGCTGGGCGGCTCGCTGATCTACACCCTCGCCAACGTCGCGCTCGCCCGGCGAGGCGCCCGCCATCGCAAACGCTCGGGCGGGCAGCAGCCGTCCGAGTCCGAGCAAGCGGGATCCGGGACGGCCATCGCGCTCGGCGCCCTGCTGGACGGCGTCCCCGAATCGATGGTGATCGGCACCAGCCTGCTCGGCGGCGGAAGCGTCAGTGTGGTGACGGTGGCCGCCGTGTTCATCAGCAACGTCCCGGAAGGACTGTCCAGCGCCGCGGGAATGAAGCGGGCGGGCCGGAGCCCGCGCTATGTGTTCACGCTTTGGAGTGGTATCGCCGTGATCAGCGGGGTGGCGGCCCTGCTCGGTTACGGCGTTCTCGGCGGCGCCTCCGGCACTGTCCTGGCCGTGATCACCGCGATCGCGGGCGGCGCGATCCTCGCGATGATCGCCGACACGATGATCCCCGAGGCGTTCGACGACGCGCATCTCTGGACCGGGTTGATCACGGTCGCCGGCTTCCTCACCGCGTTCGGCCTTTCGCGCATCGAGGGCTGA